A single genomic interval of Canis lupus dingo isolate Sandy chromosome 6, ASM325472v2, whole genome shotgun sequence harbors:
- the SH2B2 gene encoding SH2B adapter protein 2 isoform X3 translates to MNGAAPGPAAAAAAPVPDWRQFCELHAQAAAVDFAHKFCRFLRDNPAYDTPDAGASFSRHFAANFLDVFGEEVRRVLVAAPAAAPAPARMEPAALKAAAYGHSRSSEDVSTQAAAKARVRKGFSLRNMSLCVVDGVRDMWHRRASPEPDAGAAPRAAEPPAEPRDKWTRRLRLSRTLAAKVELVDIQREGALRFMVADDAAAGAGGAAQWQKCRLLLRRAVAGERFRLEFFVPPKASRPKVSIPLSAIIEVRTTMPLEMPEKDNTFVLKVENGAEYILETIDSLQKHSWVADIQGCVDPGDSEEDAELSCAQGGCLASRVASCSCELLTDAGDQPRPPETMAAVVTAPHSRARDGIGESLVHVPLETFLETLESPGGSGRDSSNTGEEGAEPEPEAEPELELSDYPWFHGTLSRVRAAQLVLAGGPRSHGLFVIRQSETRPGEYVLTFNFQGKAKHLRLSLNGHGQCHVQHLWFQSVLDMLRHFHTHPIPLESGGSADITLRSYVRAQGPPPAPGPSAAPAPPACWSEPAGQHYFSSLAAAACPPASPSEAAGASSSSASSSSAASAPAAPRPADGALSARSRSNSAERLLEAGPGGAEEPPEAAAGDGARGRARAVENQYSFY, encoded by the exons ATGAATGgtgccgcccccggccccgccgccgccgccgccgccccggtcCCCGACTGGCGGCAGTTCTGCGAGCTGCACGCGCAGGCGGCCGCCGTGGACTTCGCGCACAAGTTCTGCCGCTTCCTGCGGGACAACCCGGCCTACGACACGCCCGACGCCGGCGCCTCCTTCTCCCGCCACTTCGCCGCCAACTTCCTGGACGTGTTCGGCGAGGAGGTGCGCCGCGTGCTGgtggccgcccccgccgccgcccccgcccccgcccgcatGGAGCCCGCCGCGCTCAAGGCCGCCGCCTACGGCCACTCGCGGAGCTCGGAGGACGTGTCCACGCAGGCGGCGGCCAAGGCCCGCGTCCGCAAGGGCTTCTCGCTGCGCAACATGAGCCTGTGCGTGGTGGACGGCGTGCGCGACATGTGGCACCGGCGCGCCTCGCCCGAGCCCGACGCGGGCGCCGCCCCGAGGGCCGCCGAGCCCCCCGCCGAGCCTCGCGACAAGTGGACGCGGCGCCTGCGGCTGTCGCGGACGCTGGCGGCCAAGGTGGAGCTGGTGGACATCCAGCGCGAGGGCGCGCTGCGCTTCATGGTGGCCGACGacgcggcggcgggcgcgggcggcgcggcccAGTGGCAGAAGTGCCGCTTGCTCCTCCGCAGGGCCGTGGCCGGCGAGCGCTTCCGACTCGAGTTCTTCGTGCCGCCCAAG GCCTCGAGACCCAAAGTCAGCATCCCTCTCTCGGCCATCATTGAGGTCCGCACCACTATGCCCCTGGAGATGCCAGAGAAAGACAACACGTTTGTGCTTAAG GTCGAGAATGGAGCTGAGTATATCCTGGAGACCATCGACTCACTGCAGAAGCACTCGTGGGTGGCTGACATCCAGGGCTGTGTGGACCCCGG GGACAGTGAGGAAGACGCTGAGCTCTCCTGTGCCCAGGGAGGCTGTCTGGCCAGTCGAGTGGCCTCCTGCAGCTGTGAGCTCCTGACGGATG CAGGGGACCAGCCCCGGCCCCCAGAGACCATGGCAGCCGTGGTGACAGCTCCACACAGCCGAGCTCGAGATGGCATTGGGGAGTCCCTGGTCCACGTCCCGCTGGAGAccttcctggagaccctggaatCCCCAGGTGGCAGCGGCAGAGACAGCAGTAACACAG gggaagagggagcagagCCGGAACCCGAGGCCGAGCCTGAGCTGGAGCTCTCCGACTACCCCTGGTTCCACGGGACCTTGTCACGGGTCAGGGCAGCTCAGCTGGTGCTAGCAGGCGGGCCCCGGAGCCACGGCCTCTTCGTGATCCGTCAGAGTGAGACTCGGCCTGGGGAGTACGTGCTGACCTTCAACTTCCAGGGCAAGGCCAAG CACCTGCGCCTGTCCTTGAACGGCCACGGGCAGTGCCACGTCCAGCACCTGTGGTTCCAGTCTGTGCTGGACATGCTGCGCCACTTCCACACCCACCCGATCCCCCTGGAGTCCGGGGGCTCTGCAGATATCACCCTGCGCAGCTATGTGCGTGCCCAGGGCCCCCCACCCG ccccggggccctcggccgcgcccgcgccccccgcctgCTGGAGCGAGCCGGCCGGCCAGCACTACTTCTCCAGcctggccgccgccgcctgccCGCCCGCCTCGCCGTCGGAAGCGGCGGGCGCGTCGTCCTCGTCCGCCTCGTCGTCCTCGGCCGCGTCcgcgcccgcagccccgcgccccgccgacGGCGCCCTGAGCGCGCGCAGCCGCAGCAACAGCGCCGAGCGCCTCCTGGAGGCGGGGCCCGGCGGCGCCGAGGAGCCccccgaggcggcggcgggggacggggcgcggggccgcgcgCGCGCCGTGGAGAACCAGTACTCGTTCTActag